Proteins co-encoded in one Dama dama isolate Ldn47 chromosome 2, ASM3311817v1, whole genome shotgun sequence genomic window:
- the LOC133040850 gene encoding basic proline-rich protein-like, with product MQKDGVSSETHSPPKAKVKAASWPVVSPHWRRRSCRAHSLPVSPEASLSRGQRWPAGRRGESRGRPQRVKPPRSSGGQVTAEPSGALARDALELRPAGSGFLTPLPRARHGQLPREGSPVPSPQTLCRGTKLAPECGPGSWEQRPALPLGDPGPSPSALRPLTSGVRDSPFRNSGIRPFASAPRPLPLSTPAPFLRPGPFPSPPGPFPSAPRPLPLSPRRPSSGPAPFPQPPAPSPQHPGPFPSAPRPLPLSTPAPSPQPPGPFPSAPGALPQARPLSLTPRPLPLSPPAPSPQPPAPFLRPGPFPSAPGPFPSAPRPLPLSTPAPSPQPPGPFPSAPGALPQARPLSLTPRPLPLSPPAPSPQPPAPFLRPGPFPSAPGPFPSAPRPLPLSPPAPSPQPPAPFLRPGPFPSPPGPFPSAPRPLPLSPRRPSSGPAPSPQPPAPFPSAPGALPQARPLPLNPRPLPLSPRRPSSGPAPSPQPPGPFPSAPGALPQARPLPLSSPAPSPQPPAPFLRPGPFPSAPRPLPLSPRRPSSGPAPSPQPPGPFPSAPGALPQARPLPLSPPAPSPQPPAPFLRPGPFPSAPGALPQARPLPLSPRRPSPQPPAPFPSAPGALPQARPLPLSPRRPSSGPAPFPQPLAPSPQPPGPLPQARPLPSAPGPPIPFSDLGPQPREASPALPPRAKPRAEMRRDRRGRRFLPVSGPGCARGP from the exons ATGCAGAAGGACGGGGTCTCCAGCGAGACTCACTCCCCACCCAAGGCCAAGGTGAAAGCCGCATCCTGGCCTGTGGTTTCTCCACATTGGCGGCGCAGAAGTTGCAGGGCCCACTCTCTACCCGTCTCTCCAGAAGCCAGCCTCTCTCGTGGGCAG CGCTGGCCAGCGGGGCGGCGGGGCGAATCACGCGGTCGGCCCCAGCGGGTTAAGCCCCCACGGAGCTCCGGGGGCCAGGTCACCGCGGAGCCCAGCGGGGCGCTGGCCCGGGACGCCTTGGAGCTCCGTCCAGCGGGAAGTGGGTTCCTCACCCCGCTCCCTCGGGCCCGACACGGCCAGCTTCCACGGGAAGGAAGCCCTGTCCCCTCGCCCCAGACCCTCTGCAGGGGCACCAAGCTTGCACCAGA GTGTGGGCCCGGGAGCTGGGAGCAGCGGCCCGCCCTGCCGTTGGGAGaccccggcccctccccctcGGCCCTCCGCCCCCTGACCTCCGGAGTCCGGGACTCCCCCTTCCG GAACTCGGGCATTCGCCCCTTCGCCTCAGCACCCCGGCCCCTTCCCCTCAGCACCCCGGCGCCCTTCCTCAGGCCCGGCCCCTTTCCCTCACCCCCCGGCCCCTTCCCCTCAGCACCCCGGCCCCTTCCCCTCAGCCCCCGGCGCCCTTCCTCAGGCCCGGCCCCTTTCCCTCAGCCCCCGGCCCCTTCCCCTCAGCACCCCGGCCCCTTCCCCTCAGCCCCCCGGCCCCTTCCCCTCAGCACCCCGGCCCCTTCCCCTCAGCCCCCCGGCCCCTTCCCCTCAGCCCCCGGCGCCCTTCCTCAGGCCCGGCCCCTTTCCCTCACCCCCCGGCCCCTTCCCCTCAGCCCCCCGGCCCCTTCCCCTCAGCCCCCGGCGCCCTTCCTCAGGCCCGGCCCCTTTCCCTCAGCCCCCGGCCCCTTCCCCTCAGCCCCCCGGCCCCTTCCCCTCAGCACCCCGGCCCCTTCCCCTCAGCCCCCCGGCCCCTTCCCCTCAGCCCCCGGCGCCCTTCCTCAGGCCCGGCCCCTTTCCCTCACCCCCCGGCCCCTTCCCCTCAGCCCCCCGGCCCCTTCCCCTCAGCCCCCGGCGCCCTTCCTCAGGCCCGGCCCCTTTCCCTCAGCCCCCGGCCCCTTCCCCTCAGCACCCCGGCCCCTTCCCCTCAGCCCCCCGGCCCCTTCCCCTCAGCCCCCGGCGCCCTTCCTCAGGCCCGGCCCCTTTCCCTCACCCCCCGGCCCCTTCCCCTCAGCCCCCCGGCCCCTTCCCCTCAGCCCCCGGCGCCCTTCCTCAGGACCGGCCCCTTCCCCTCAGCCCCCGGCGCCCTTCCCCTCAGCCCCCGGCGCCCTTCCTCAGGCCCGGCCCCTTCCCCTCAACCCCCGGCCCCTTCCCCTCAGCCCCCGGCGCCCTTCCTCAGGCCCGGCCCCTTCCCCTCAGCCCCCCGGCCCCTTCCCCTCAGCCCCCGGCGCCCTTCCTCAGGCCCGGCCCCTTCCCCTCAgctccccagccccttcccctcagCCCCCGGCGCCCTTCCTCAGGCCCGGCCCCTTCCCCTCAGCCCCCCGGCCCCTTCCCCTCAGCCCCCGGCGCCCTTCCTCAGGCCCGGCCCCTTCCCCTCAGCCCCCCGGCCCCTTCCCCTCAGCCCCCGGCGCCCTTCCTCAGGCCCGGCCCCTTCCCCTCAgccccccagccccttcccctcagCCCCCGGCGCCCTTCCTCAGGCCCGGCCCCTTCCCCTCAGCCCCCGGCGCCCTTCCTCAGGCCCGGCCCCTTCCCCTCAGCCCCCGGCGCCCTTCCCCTCAGCCCCCGGCGCCCTTCCCCTCAGCCCCCGGCGCCCTTCCTCAGGCCCGGCCCCTTCCCCTCAGCCCCCGGCGCCCTTCCTCAGGCCCGGCCCctttccctcagcccctggccccTTCCCCTCAGCCCCCCGGCCCCCTCCCTCAGGCCCGGCCCCTTCCCTCAGCCCCCGGCCCGCCCATCCCCTTCTCTGACCTCGGCCCCCAGCCCCGGGAAGCCTCGCCCGCGCTCCCCCCGCGCGCGAAACCGCGAGCGGAAATGCGGCGAGACCGCCGCGGCCGCCGCTTCCTTCCCGTTTCGGGACCTGGCTGCGCCCGGGGACCGTAG